The genomic interval GTCACAATAAACAGAACAGAGGGAGGAGTACCCATGATTCAGCTACCCGTCAGCCAGCATCGTTTACCCGGTCGGTTTGCCCAGAGCGCCAAGACCAGGGTGCCTGAAGGCGTGGGCGGCGGGCTGAAACGCTCCTCGCTGCTGATGGCCGGCGCGCTGGCCGCAGGCATGGTGCTCTGGCCCAGCAGCCAGGCGCAGGCGGGCCCCGTCAACTGCGGCTATGTTGATATCGGGGGTGTTGCCTATGTCACCTGCGTCGACGGCGCCGAGGGCGGCAGCGGCGGGCTCGTGATCGACATGGAAGACGAGACGATTACCCTGAACGCAGTCCCCATAACACCCGATCCCTTCGTTACCGAAGACAAAGACGCCGTCATCAATCTCGGCTATAGCGATGCAGTGGGCGAAGGCCTGTATATCGAGACCACCGACTCCGACGGCGTCTTCATCTACACCGACGATAACGACATCACCACCATTGATTTCAAGACCGACGGTAACATCACGGCCTCAGGTAGCGGCATCCTAGTCACCGCAGACTCCTGGTGGGATGGCCGCGGTGACGTGGTCATCAATTCGCGCGGCGACATCACCGCCGGAGTTAACGGCATCTATGTCTGGCGGACGGACGGGGCCGAGGGCGGCACGACCGCTGATGTGGACATCACCAATGACGGCACCATTCTGGCCGGCAACAACGGCATCCAGGTCCAAGCCGACGGCAACGTCACGGTCACCAACACCGGCAGTATCGGCACCGTGGCCGATCCCATTGGCGGCACCGGCGTGTACATCTCCAGCATCGACGGCTACGGCAATGCCACCGTCAATAACACCAGCCCGCTGTCCATCCATGCGCTCGGCGACGGCGTCTTCATTCAGAACAAGGAAAGCGCGACCGTTAACAACAATGGCGGCACCATCATCGCTGGCGACGACGGCATTGAGATCAATGACATCAGCGGCGATGTGAACGTCTACAACGACGCCGGCACCATCGAGGGCGGCGACTACGGCATCTTGATCGACAACATCCATACGGATGGCGATGTGTTCATCTCCAACGTCGGCGGCAGCATTACCGGCAGTGCCAACGAAGGTATTTCGGTGGACGCTGTTAGTGCCGGCAACGTGGAGATCGACAACACCGGCGGCACCATCACCAGCATCAACAGCGACGGCGTCGACTTCGACGACATCAGCGGTTACGCGATGATCGATAACACCCGCGGCACCATCACCGGCGGCAGCGACGGCATTGATCTGGGGGACATCGGCAGCTATGTCCAGATCACCAATAGCAACGACTACACCACCTGGTGGGCTTACGACACTGGTGTGGTTGCGACCATCACCGGCGTCGATGACGGCATCGTGATTGACGGCACCGGCAGCTACGTGTCCATCAACAACACCGACGGCGTCATCACCGGCACCAACGGCGACGGCATTGATCTGGAGGACATCGGCGGCTATGTCTCCATCACCAACATTGCCGGTCTCTACGATTTTTACGGTTACTATGACCTGTACGGCATTGGCGGCAGCATCAGCGGCGGCAACCACGGTATCGTGATTGACGGCACCGAAGACTACGTCACCATCGACAATACCCGCGGCACCATCACCGGCATCAGCGGCGACGGTATCAATCTGGACGACATCGACGGCAGTGTGACCATCACCAACGACTACGGCATCATCGAGGGCGGCAACAACGGTATCTATATCACCGACCTGTGGACCAGCGGCGACCCCCTGCTGCTCTCGATCACCAACACCAACGGCAGTATCGCCGGCAACAACGGCAGCGGTATCTATATCGACGAGATCGATAACGGCAACGTGAACATCAGCAATTACTACGGCTTCATCAACGGCTTCGGCGACGAGGGCATCTCGGTGTCGGATGTGCAGGGCGGCGATGTCACCATTACCAACGACGGCGGTGAGGGCGGCGGCGGCAGCATCTATGGCTACTGGGACGGCATTGATATCAACAACATTAGCGGTAATGTCGATATCGAAAACGACTACGGCACCATCACCGGCGACTATGGCCAGGGCATCGACATATCGAACATCGGCGGCTACGTCCAGATCACCAACCTCGGCGGCATGTACTACAGCGGCGGCGAGATCGTCGGCAACAACGGCAGCGCCATCAGGATTGCGGGGGTTGACGGCAGCGTGACCATCGACAATGGCGACGGTGGTGAGGGTTACAGCGGCGGCTTGATCCGCGGCGACGGCGCGGAAGGCGAGGCGGTCATTCATGTCAGCGGTGTCGCCGGCATGACGACCATCAACAACCAGTATGGCGGCGTCATCCGCAGTAATGACGACCTTGCCTCCGATGTAGCCATCCGGGTGGACGGGGGTGAAGGGGACGGTGCGGCAACCATTAACAACTATGGCACGATCACCGGCCGGGTCTATCTCACGGACAACAACGATGTGTTCAACAACTACAGCTACGACAGTTGGTATGTGGAGGGCGACAACGATTTCGGCGACGGCTATGACGTGCTGAACAACAGCGGCGCGATCTATGTCTCCGGCGTCACGAACTTCTTCGGTCTTGAAGAACTCAACAATGAAGGCGGCCTGATCGACCTGTCGTATGCCGACGGCTCTACCAACACCCGCCTCACCACCAGCGGCAACTACGATGGTGGCGAGGGGGGTTATCTCGTGCTCGATGCCTATCTGAGCACCTATGGTGATTCCACCGCCGACTTGTTTACGATTGAAGGTGATGTGAGCGGCACGACCTACGTCTACATCAACGACTTCGACACCAGTGTGCCGGGCGCCTACAACGAGATTGGCGTGAAGGTGATTAGCGTGGGTGGAACCGATTACGAGGACAGCTTTGTGCTCGCCAACGGCCCGATCAACAAGGGCTACTGGCAGTATGAGCTGTATCGGGAAGAGACCAACAGCAGCGATTGGTGGCTGGCCAGCACGCCGAGCGACCAGGCCTTTGAACTGCCGATACTCATGAGCACGGCGCAGGAGGCATGGCACCAGACCACTGGTGTCTGGCTCGACCGCCAGGCCGACCTGCGCGTGGCGGGAGCGGGCAATGGCGGCGCTTGGGCGAAACTCATCGGCGGCAGCATCGACCGTGACGTCTCGAACACCTACACCCACCCGCTGTATGGTACGGACTCTACCCACAACCAGAGCTACGATCAGAGCCTGTTCGGCGTCATGGTGGGCGCGGATACCGCAAGCCAGGGGGCCGGGGGCGAGACCTGGGTGATTGGCGTGCTGGGCGGCATGACCCAGTCCAGGGTTGACTTCGACAGCACCGCGACCGATGCCGATCGCGATGCCGTCTCGATCGGGGCCTATGTCACCTACCTCAACGGCGGCTGGTTCGTGGATGCGGTGGTGAAGGGCGATATCGGCGACACCGACTACAGGCTGGAGGACGGCGCTCTCACGCAAGACTTCAGCCTGGATACGACATCGGTCGGCGTTACGCTGGATGCCGGCTACCGGATACAGAACGGTTCGAGCTTCATTGAGCCGATGGCGACCCTGTCGTACGTGCGCACCAGCATTGACGATGTGACGGCCTTCCCTGATGACATCAACCCCACGGACATCAACTTCGCGAATGGCACCAGCCTGCGGGGTCGTATCGGGGTGCGGGCCGGCACCAGCATAGACTCCGCCAGCGGCACCAAGTACGAGCCCTTTGTGCAGGCCAGCCTGTGGAACGAGTTTGATGGCGACAACAGCGTGACACTTACCAGCGATGATATGGATGTCACGGTCAAGGACAAGGGCATCGGCAGCTACGGCCAGATCGGCGCGGGCATCAACATCTTTGGCACCGGCAACGTAACCGGCTTTGCCAAGGTGGACGCGGTGGTAGGCGGTGACGACTACGACAGCCTTACCGGCTCCGTGGGTGTGCGCTACAAATGGTAGGCGACTGAAACCAAATCAGCCGCCGTTAAAAACAAGGGAGGCCGGGATGACCCGGCCTCCTGTTTTTTTATAAGGCAGGCCCCGGTACAGTGATGTATCCCGCCAAGACATCCATAGCGATAAACAAAGGAAAGCGATGAAGTCAATTAGCACGCGGCTCCGCACGCTACTGCTCCCAGCCCTGGTTGCGGCCACCTGCGCCGTGGGATCCAGCCCGGCCTGGTCAGAGACGGCAACCACCACCAAACCACAGACCACCAAACCACAGACAGAGAAACCCATGGCGAAACCCGAGATCACAGCGTTTGATAGCTGGTCGTTAGTGTGTGTGCTGGATGCGGTAACAAACAAAAAGAACTGCACTGTGCTGCAGAACGTCGCCGAGGCCAAATCGAAGAAGGTCGTGTTCACGTGGTCCCTGGTGTACGCCAGGGACGGCAAGCTGGTGTCGATCGTGCGCACCCCAACCGGCATCCTGCTGACCAAGGGTCTGGAGATGGGTCTCGCCAGCGCCAAGGCGACACGGGTGCCGTTTCGCGTCTGTAGTCAGCGCGGATGCGAGGCGCGGTTTATCATGGACAAGGACCTGATAGCGACGGTTTCCAAGAAGGACAAGGTGGCGGTCACGTTTTTCACCGCGAATAACAAGCCGGTGCAGTTCGAGATGCCGATGAAGGGGTTCGGCCGGGCGCTTGCCGCGCTTGAAAAAGCCGGGAGCCAGAACAGCAGCGCAGCCAAGCCTGCAGCCAAACCTGCAGCCAAGCCTGCAACCAAGCCCAGCACGGGCAGATAACACCGGGGCTGCGAGACCGGACAGGGTTCTGTCCGGGCGTCCGGGGCCTTAAGCGCTGGGCACTAGCCCCGCGCCCTGACGCGTTTCAGCAGTGCGGCGCTCTCCATCCAGCGCCGCAACAGCAGTATCTTTTCACCCCCGCGCTGCGGTGCGCAGCGCGGACAGGTGAGGTGGCCAAGATACAACTCCAGCGGTCGCCGACCCGCATTGACCAGGCTGCTTTGCAGCTGTTTCACGCTGGCCGAGACGGTGGTCACCGGCCCCTGATGCAGGAAGCCGCGCACCTGAAACGGCGAGGCGAGATACGACAGCCCGTGGGCGGGTGAGACGGCGGGTTCCAGCAGGCGCAGCAGCCTTCCGCGCAGCAGTCCGGTCTGGATCAGCACCAGCCCCGGCCAGCGTTCCTTGAGCTTGAGTTGTTCCAGGGTTTCACGCTGGCGGTTGGCGCGCAGTTCGTAGCCGATCGGCATGTGCAGAAACATCGGTGCCGTTGCCATATGCACGAGTTCGCCACCGAGATCGATGTCCTGTTGGTGCCAGTCGGGGAAACTGGCCGGGCAACCGCACGCAAGGCTCATCCGCCGCTGCTGTAGAAACGTCTCAGGGTGAGAAAGATGTTGGCGAAATAACACCAGAAACCAATACCCATTGCGGTGGAGACCAGGGCGATCACCGGCGGGTAATAGCGGTGCACGTCATCCACGGCGGCGGGGTTGGTGAGCGAGAGGTTACCCTCCCAGATGCCGAATATCATAAGGGTGGTGTAAAAGCCGCACACGCCCCCGGTGACCCACCAGAAGGTGTGGCTGACCAGCCGCTCCGAATACAGCGGGCGCTGGGTGAGGATCGGCAACAGGTAGTAACTGGTGGCCATGATCAGCAGCACCACGCCGCCGACCATGTTGATATGGGCGTGGGCGAGCGGGTCGATCATGTGTCCCGGCCCGCCGTAGGGGCTGCCGACGGAGTCCAGCCACATGCGGATCGGATGGATGACCTGCAGCACGCCGTGTACCGTGCCGACGAACATGAACGACGCCGATGCCACGATGAACTTGATCAGCGGATGAGGGGGAGTGGACATAAGCGGAGTGGATTGACCAGATGTGCCGCTGCACAGCAGCGGCAGCCAGGCGGGTGAGACTGTCTATGGGCAGCAAGGGTGGCGGGTCCGCACACCCTTGCCGAGACAACCAGGGTTTATTTTGCGAGCTTTCTCAGCGCGACATTGGTGATCGCAATGGCAAGCAGAATGCCGCCGGCAAAAAGTACGATCGGGATGAGCAGGGTTGCTGACATGGTGTTCTCCTTGAAATCTGATATTCGGTAATACTATCAACCGCTAGTATAGCTGCCGCACGCGCTTCCGGGCAAGCCCTGCAGGGCGCCATTTCACTGTAGTCAGAGGCATGAAAAACGGGGCTTGCGCCCCGCTTTTCATGCCGGTGGAACCGCCAGCGCCTGGCTATCAGGCACGTGCCCGGTCATTGCCGCTGCGGCCGCCGGGGCGGCTGGCGGGGCTTTTGAAATGGTGACCGGTCTTGCCGCCACGACCCTTGGCGAAACCCGGCTTAAAGCCAGCCTTGCCCGCTGCAGGCTTATGCGTTTTTTGACCATTGCCTCGGCTCTTGCTGCGGTGCGGCGCAGGGCGGGAGGCCCTGGATTCCGGCACGCTGGGCTCAAGGCCCGGCACCACCTGCCGTTCCAGCCGGTTGCCTGTGAGCCGCTCTATGCCCGCCAGCTTGCCCCAGTCCTGCGGCCCCACCAGCGACGCGGCGGTGCCAAAGGCCCCGGCGCGGCCGGTGCGACCGATGCGGTGCACGTAGTCCTCGGCCACCATGGGCAGGTCGAAATTGATCACGTGGCTGACGCCCTTGATGTCCAGACCGCGGGCGGCGACATCGGTGGCGACCAGTACCTTGACCGTGCCCTGGCGCAACCGCTGCACGGTACGGTTGCGGGCGCCCTGCTGCATGTCGCCGTGCAGGGCCGCGCAGGCATGGCCATCGGCCGACAGGGAATGCGCCAGCTCATCCGCCGAGCGCTTGGTGGCGGTGAAGACGATGGCCTGACCCAGTTCCTTGGAGCACAGGATATGATCCAGCAGGCGGCGCTTGTGGCGCACGTCGTCGGCCTGATGCATGCGCTGCGTGATCTGGGCATGCTGAGCCTGCGCCCGGGCCACCTGGATGCGCGCGGGGTCTTTCAGCAGCCGCTGCGCGAGCCCGAACACCTTGCCTTCCAGCGTTGCGGAAAACAGCAGTGTCTGACGTTCCGCCGGCGTGGCCTTGCTGATCTGCTCGACCGGCTCGATAAAGCCCATGTCCAGCATGCGATCCGCCTCGTCCAGTATCAGCAACTCAATGCGCGAGAAGTCTACGCGGCCACGCTCCATGTGGTCGATCAGGCGACCGGGGGTCGCCACCAGAATATCCAGATTCTCACGCAGCATGCGCTCCTGCGCGGGATAAGGCGCGCCGCCAACGATGGCGCCTACGCGCAACGGGGCGAACTTGCTGTAGCGTTTCACGGCGTCGAGCACCTGCGCCGCGAGCTCGCGGGTCGGGGTCAGGACCAGCACGCGCGGCCCGCGGCCCTTGCGTGGCGCGTTGCTGATCAGGCGCTGCAGGGCGGGCAATACAAACGCCGCCGTCTTGCCGGTGCCGGTCTGTGCCGAGGCCATCAGGTCGCGACCTGACAATGCCACCGGAATGGCCTGGCTCTGGATCTCGGTCGGTGTGGTGTAGCCGCTGGCCTCAATGGCGCGCAGCAGTTTTGCATCAAGATTCAATGTTTGAAATGACAAAATAGTATCCTCATCCGCCGTCCACGCGCGGACTCAAAAGAAAATAAACCAATACGTAACAGATTGCGCAAAGACAATGAATGCGCAAGCACACGAGGCGCGCCTTCAACCCGGAGGGCGTGACCGTTCGAAAACTGTTAGGGGCGGGTGCCGCTGTGGCTGGGGCTAACCGCCAGGTTCCTTTAGTACGTTGCTAATCAGGAAACCTGCGGTACAAAAAACCGGAGAGAGATCAGAAACGCGTATATGTACTACGGTGTTGCGGAGCGCAGTATACACGAATCGCCCGCCCTGCGATAGCGGGCGATTTGTCTGGCGGTGGTCAGCGGGGTTTGGTCGTGAGTGCGGCGCGTACGCTCTCGTGCACAAACCCGGACACATCCCCACCCAGGGCGGCGATCTCGCGTACCAGGCTGGAAGAGATGTAGGCATATTGCTCTGCCGGCGTGAGGAACAGGGTCTCCACCGTGGGTGCGAGGCGGCGGTTCATGCCGGCCAGCTGGAACTCGTGCTCGAAGTCCGACACCGCCCGCAGGCCGCGCAGGATCACCTGCGCGTCGCGCGCCTGGGCGTACTCGACCAGCAGGGTGTCAAAGCCGCAGACCTCCACATTGGGCAGCCCGGACAACACCAGCCGCGCCAGCCGGATGCGTTCATCCAGATCAAACGCCGGGCGCTTTGTGGGGTTGGCCGCCACCGCCACAATCACCGTGTCGAACAGCCGTGCGGCACGTTGTACCAGATCGCTGTGGCCGTGGGTAATGGGATCGAAGGTGCCGGGGTAGATTGCAGTGATGTTCATGGGTTTTGCACGCCGCTTGGGGGCAGAGTCAGCATCATAGCGCCTTGCGACGCCGGCACCAAGGGGTGCTCAGGCCTGTTTGATGGCGAGGTGATAGCTCGCCTGCCCGGCATTTTTGCTGCGTACGACGCGCCAGTCGAGGGCCAGCATGTCGAGGGGCAGGTCACGCTCGGTTTCGAGGTAAATGTACGCCCCCGGCTTGAGCCAGCCGCTGCGTCGCAGCAGGTCACAGCAGGGTGCGAGCAGGTTTTTATGATACGGCGGATCGAGAAAGACGACATCGAAAGCCTGCTCCGGCGCCGTCTGCAAATAGCCGAGCGCACCGGCATGGATGATCTGGGCGCCGTTCGCCCGCAGGGTGGCGAGGTGGTCGTGCAGTTGCGATACCACGGCGGTATTGTTGTCGACCATGACCACGCTGTCGGCGCCGCGCGACAGTGCCTCAATACCCAACGCACCGCTGCCGGCGAAGAGATCGAGGCAGCGTGCGCCTGCGATCATGGGGGCGAGCCAGTTGAACAGGGTTTCGCGCACCCGGTCGGATGTCGGGCGCAGACCCTCAGTGGCCGGGAATTCCAGCCGCCGCCCGCGCCACCTGCCGCCGATGATGCGCAGACGGTGAGTGCCCGACGCGGGCTTAGGGTAACGCTTCGGCCGCGCCGCCACCCACCACCACCGTTATCATCCTTTCAGGCTGCACGCGCCGCTGGAAGGCGTCCTTGATCTGCGCCAGCGTGACCGCTTCCACGTGCCGTGAATAGGTATCGAGAAAATCGAGCGGCAGATTGTAAAAGCCGATCAACGCCAGATACTCAACCAGCTTGGCATTGCTGTCGATGCGCAAGGCGAAGCCGCCGGTAATATTCTGCTTGGCGGACTGCAGCTCACGCGCCGTGGGGCCTTGCTCGGTAAAGGTGCGCAGGGTATCGCGCAACACCTTGAGTGCCTCTCCGGTTTGCTCGTTGCGTGTCTGCAGGCCGAGCGTGAACGGGCCCGCTTCGCGCAACGGCAGAAAATAACTGTAACTGCTGTAGGACAGCCCGCGCTTCTCGCGGATCTCATCCGACAGGCGTGACACCAGTCCGCTGCCACCCAGAATGTGGTTGCCGACCAGCAACGGGAAATAGTCGGGGTCGATGCGGCGCAGGCCCGGCTGCCCCATGAGTATGTGGGTCTGGACGGAAGGATGAGCGATCTCGATCGTGCGCGCGGCGGCCAGTGCCTCCACCGTGGGCAGGGGGGGTGCAGGCTCGCCTGCAGGCAGGCCGGCCATCAGTGTGTCTACGACTGCATCGGCCTCACTGCGCGACAGTGCGCCCACAATTGCGATGACGGCGTTGCGTGCCACGTAGTAACGTTTGTGGAACGCGACCAGGTGATCGCGTGTGAGCAGATCGAGGCTGGCTTCGGTGCCTGCCTGTTCGGTGGCGTACGGATGGGTGCCATAGAGCGCACGGTAAAAGGCCTTGCCTGCGATATCGCCGGGGGACTGCGCCTGCGCGCGCAGGGCCACGCGGGTGCGATCGCGTTCGCGCTCGAAGGCTGCTGCCGGGAAGCTGGGTCGTTGCAGCAGCAGGGCGAGGGTGTCGAGTGCGGGTTGCAGCACGGCAGGCCGGGTCAGGCTGCGCAGGCGCACGCTGGCCGTATCACGATCCACACCCGCACCAAACTGGGCGCCGAGACTGGCAAAGCGGTCAGCGATTTCATCGGCGCCCAACTCGCCGCCAGCACTTTGTGCGCCGTCATTCAGCAGGTTACTGGTGAGCGCGGCCAGTCCCGCTGTCGTGTCATCGTGTGCACTGCCGGCATCGAACAGTACCCGTACATCCACCATGGGCAGCTCGGGCGCCGGGACGAAGTAAACCCGCGCGCCGTTTTTTGTTGTCCAGTGCTGAATCTCGGGTGCGGCAAATGCCGCGACATTAGCCAGCGCAAGCAGCGCGAACAAAAGGGCGTGCTTAATGGATGGCATTGTGGCCTCCCGCTGTACCTGATGCGGCGCGCGGCTTGTCGGGATCAAGTGGCAAGGGTTCGAGCACGGCAACGGTGAGGCGATCCTCGATCAGATATGTGCGCGCCACCTGCCGCACCTGTTCAGCCGTGACGGCATTGATATTGTCTACATAACTGTCCAGCAGGCGCCAGTCGAGACCCACGGTTTCCAGGGTACCGATCCGCATCGCCTGACCGAAGACGGAATCACGCTGATAGACATCGTTTGCTACAACCTGGGTCTTGATGCGTGCCAGTTCGGCTTCACTTGCGACAGTTTCCTGCAGCTGTCTGATCTCGCCGCGCAGGGCCTGCTCCAACTCCTCTATGGTGTGGCCGCGGGCGGGTGTGCCATCGATCAGAAACAGGTCGGAGGCGCGTGCGGTGAGCCTGTATCCGGCGCTGGCGCTGGCGGCGATCTGCTGGTCGCGCACCAGATGTCTGGCGAGCCGGGCGCTGTCGCCGCCCGAGAGCAGCGCCGACAGCACTTCGAGCGCGTAGGGTTCCCAGGCGGCATCAGGGCGGGCGGACTTCAGCACCGGCACCGGATACCCCATCAGCAGATACGGCAGTTCGGCGGGCGCTTTTACAGTAATGCGGCGCTGGCCGGTCTGCGCCGGTTCGTTGCGTGGCTTGAGCGCGGGAATCGATGCGGGCTTGAGTGTGCCGAAATGTTTTTTCGCCAGCTTCAATACCTGCTCGGGTTCCACATCACCCACGACCACTACGGTCGCATTATTGGACGCATACCAGGTCTTGTACCAGGCCTTGAGATCGTCGATATGCAGATTCTCCAGATCATCCATCCAGCCGATGACCGGGTTGCGGTAGGCGCTGTTATAAAATGCGGCGCCATTGAACTGCTCGTAGGTGAGTGACTCGGGATCGTCGTCGGTGCGCAAGCGGCGCTCCTCCATGACCACGCGCACCTCCTTGGCGAATTCTTCCTGCTTGAGCAGGAGGTTGCGCATGCGGTCGGCTTCCAGCTCAAAGCTTACCGGCAGGCGGCTTTTCTCCAGTTGCTGGTGATAGGCGGTGTAATCACGCCCGGTAAAGGCGTTTTCGCGCCCGCCATTTTCTGCAATGATGCGTGAAAATTCATTCGGCCCATGTTTGCGCGTGCCCTTGAACATCATGTGTTCGAGCACATGCGAAATGCCGGTGATGCCGCTGTGCTCGTAGCTCGCGCCCACCTTGTACCAGACCTGGGAGACCACCACAGGTGCACGATGATCTTCGCGCACGATGAGCTTGAGGCCGTTGTCGAGGAGGTATTCATGCGTGGCGGGAGCGGCTGCGTGTACCTGGACGCTGAGAAGCAGGCAGAGGCCCGCTACAATATACCTGTATATCATGTCAGCCCTGATGTTGAGTGTTGAGTGATAGGATAGCGCAATACGCGGAACAACAGCTATGACACTGAAAACCCTGCTTGGGTTCAAGAAAACCGCCAGCCCTGCCGCAGAAGCCGCGCCAGGTGCGCTGGCACGCCTGGGAAATGCGCTGACGCGCACGGGGCTGGGCGACTGGCTGGGGGGGTTGCGCGCTGGAACTGTCGCGGTGGATGCCGACTTGCTGGAGCTGCTGGAAGAACGACTGTTGTCGGCAGATGTCGGTGTCGAGGTGACAGAGAAGATCATGGGCCACCTGGGTACGCGTCTTGGGCGGCGTGAGTTGCGCGATGCAGGGGCGCTGGCGGATGCCGTGCGGGAAGAGTTGCTGGCCATTCTGCGGCCGTGTGAGCAGCCGCTGGTGATCGCGCCGGATGCGCGGCCCTTTATCCTGCTCATGGTGGGCATCAACGGCGCAGGTAAAACCACGACCATCGGCAAGCTGGCGCAGCAACTGCGGCGCGAGGGTCGCCAGGTGATGCTCGCTGCCGGTGACACCTTTCGCGCCGCCGCAGTGGAGCAGTTGCAGGCCTGGGCCGAGCGTAATCAGATGCCGGTGATTGTACCGCAGAGTGCGGGTGCCGATCCGGCGGCGGTGATTCATGATGCAGTAGAGGCGGCGCGCGCCCGCAGAGTAGATGTGCTGATTGCAGATACGTCCGGTCGCCTGCATACCCAGGCCAACTTGATGGAAGAGCTGAAAAAGATCAAGCGTGTTATTTCCAGGGCCGATCCTGCGGCGCCGCAGGAGGTGATGCTGGTACTGGACGCAGGCACTGGCCAGAATGCGCTGATGCAGGCGCAACAGTTCCATCAGGCCGTGGGGCTGACCGGCATTACGCTGACCAAGCTTGATGGCACGGCCAAGGGCGGCATCATTTTTGCGCTGGCGGAAAAAGTGGGTGTACCCATACGCTACATCGGCGTCGGCGAAGGTGCGGATGATTTGCGCGTGTTCAATGCCAATGAGTTTGTGGAGGCATTGCTTGAGAAACCCGGTGGCGAGAATATAAGCGGGTAAATAGCCATGAAAGTCATTTCTCGCTACTCGCTACTGTATGTATGATTCTGTTTAATCACGTTTCCAAGCGCTACCCCGGCGGGTTTGAAGCCCTGAGCGAGATCAGCTTCGAGCTCGGGCGCGGCGAGATGGCGTTTCTGACCGGCCACTCCGGCGCCGGCAAGAGTACGGTGTTGCGGCTGATCGCCTTGCTTGAGCGCGCCAGCTTTGGCCAGATCGTGGTGAATGGGCAGAATCTTTCCGGTATCAAGCGGCGCGGCCTGCCCTATTTGCGGCGCAGCATCGGCATGGTATTTCAGAGTCACAAACTGTTGTATGACCGTACGGTGTTTGATAACGTCGCCTTGCCGCTGGTGATCGCGGGTGCAGGCCGGGAGGATATTGCACGCCGCGTGCATGCAGCGCTCGACAAGGTCGGGCTGCTGTGCAAGGAGCGCGCTTATCCGGTAACACTCTCCGGCGGCGAGCAGCAGCGTGTCGGTATCGCACGCGCGGTGGTGCATCGGCCACCCTTGCTGCTGGCGGACGAGCCGACCGGCAATCTCGACCCGGAGTTGTCGCGCGAAATCATGAAACTGTTCCAGGAGTTCAACCAGTTTGGTGTAAGCGTGCTGGTGGCAACGCATGACCTGGAGTTGATCCGTCACTTGCCGCACCGCATCCTCACCCTGAAGGATGGGCATCTGGTAGCGGACAGCGCGACGCCATGATGCGCTTTTTTGCACGCCGTCGCAGTGGTGCGACACCGATACCACGCAGTCGCCCTGCCGGTCCTGCACCCACCATGGTACGCGCACATGAGCCTGCAGCGCGGCGGCAGAAGATGGGTGCGTTCTCATTCAGAAGCTATGCGGCGCAACACCTGCAGGCATGTTTTTACAGTCTGGGCCAGATGTGGCGTGCGCCGGTGGCAACGTTGATGACTGCTGTCGTAATAGGTATCACGCTGGCGCTACCTTCAGTGTCGTATCTCGTACTCGAACATGCGCAACAGCTGAGCGCAGGCTGGGGTGGTGGCCCGCAGATTACGCTGCTGCTCAGACAGGAGGTCAGCGATGATGCGAGTCGCGCGCTGGCCGGACGCCTGCGCACGTGGCCCGCAGTGGCAGAGGCGCACGCGATTTCGCGTGCCGAGGCGCTGCAGGAGTTTCGCCAGTTGTCGGGTTTTGATGCAGCACTTGATGCGCTC from Gammaproteobacteria bacterium carries:
- a CDS encoding DEAD/DEAH box helicase; protein product: MSFQTLNLDAKLLRAIEASGYTTPTEIQSQAIPVALSGRDLMASAQTGTGKTAAFVLPALQRLISNAPRKGRGPRVLVLTPTRELAAQVLDAVKRYSKFAPLRVGAIVGGAPYPAQERMLRENLDILVATPGRLIDHMERGRVDFSRIELLILDEADRMLDMGFIEPVEQISKATPAERQTLLFSATLEGKVFGLAQRLLKDPARIQVARAQAQHAQITQRMHQADDVRHKRRLLDHILCSKELGQAIVFTATKRSADELAHSLSADGHACAALHGDMQQGARNRTVQRLRQGTVKVLVATDVAARGLDIKGVSHVINFDLPMVAEDYVHRIGRTGRAGAFGTAASLVGPQDWGKLAGIERLTGNRLERQVVPGLEPSVPESRASRPAPHRSKSRGNGQKTHKPAAGKAGFKPGFAKGRGGKTGHHFKSPASRPGGRSGNDRARA
- the coaD gene encoding pantetheine-phosphate adenylyltransferase, with product MNITAIYPGTFDPITHGHSDLVQRAARLFDTVIVAVAANPTKRPAFDLDERIRLARLVLSGLPNVEVCGFDTLLVEYAQARDAQVILRGLRAVSDFEHEFQLAGMNRRLAPTVETLFLTPAEQYAYISSSLVREIAALGGDVSGFVHESVRAALTTKPR
- the rsmD gene encoding 16S rRNA (guanine(966)-N(2))-methyltransferase RsmD; this encodes MAARPKRYPKPASGTHRLRIIGGRWRGRRLEFPATEGLRPTSDRVRETLFNWLAPMIAGARCLDLFAGSGALGIEALSRGADSVVMVDNNTAVVSQLHDHLATLRANGAQIIHAGALGYLQTAPEQAFDVVFLDPPYHKNLLAPCCDLLRRSGWLKPGAYIYLETERDLPLDMLALDWRVVRSKNAGQASYHLAIKQA
- a CDS encoding pitrilysin family protein — encoded protein: MPSIKHALLFALLALANVAAFAAPEIQHWTTKNGARVYFVPAPELPMVDVRVLFDAGSAHDDTTAGLAALTSNLLNDGAQSAGGELGADEIADRFASLGAQFGAGVDRDTASVRLRSLTRPAVLQPALDTLALLLQRPSFPAAAFERERDRTRVALRAQAQSPGDIAGKAFYRALYGTHPYATEQAGTEASLDLLTRDHLVAFHKRYYVARNAVIAIVGALSRSEADAVVDTLMAGLPAGEPAPPLPTVEALAAARTIEIAHPSVQTHILMGQPGLRRIDPDYFPLLVGNHILGGSGLVSRLSDEIREKRGLSYSSYSYFLPLREAGPFTLGLQTRNEQTGEALKVLRDTLRTFTEQGPTARELQSAKQNITGGFALRIDSNAKLVEYLALIGFYNLPLDFLDTYSRHVEAVTLAQIKDAFQRRVQPERMITVVVGGGAAEALP
- a CDS encoding pitrilysin family protein, encoding MIYRYIVAGLCLLLSVQVHAAAPATHEYLLDNGLKLIVREDHRAPVVVSQVWYKVGASYEHSGITGISHVLEHMMFKGTRKHGPNEFSRIIAENGGRENAFTGRDYTAYHQQLEKSRLPVSFELEADRMRNLLLKQEEFAKEVRVVMEERRLRTDDDPESLTYEQFNGAAFYNSAYRNPVIGWMDDLENLHIDDLKAWYKTWYASNNATVVVVGDVEPEQVLKLAKKHFGTLKPASIPALKPRNEPAQTGQRRITVKAPAELPYLLMGYPVPVLKSARPDAAWEPYALEVLSALLSGGDSARLARHLVRDQQIAASASAGYRLTARASDLFLIDGTPARGHTIEELEQALRGEIRQLQETVASEAELARIKTQVVANDVYQRDSVFGQAMRIGTLETVGLDWRLLDSYVDNINAVTAEQVRQVARTYLIEDRLTVAVLEPLPLDPDKPRAASGTAGGHNAIH